A stretch of Flavobacterium sp. N2270 DNA encodes these proteins:
- a CDS encoding enoyl-CoA hydratase/isomerase family protein, translating to MENILIEKQDNIAIVTINRPTKLNALNKATIQELHEGFKTLNEDKSVKVIIITGSGEKAFVAGADISEFADFSVENGGKLAAEGHALLFDYVQNLNKPVIAAVNGFALGGGLELAMSCHFRTASNNAKMGLPEVTLGVIPGYGGTQRLAQLVGKGRAMEMIMTAGMVDAATALSYGLVNHVVSQEELLDFTKGIASKIVRNSSVAISKAIEAVNANYIDGINGFEVEIKNFGACFGTEDFKEGTTAFLEKRKAVFPGK from the coding sequence ATGGAAAATATTTTAATAGAAAAACAAGACAACATTGCAATAGTGACAATTAATCGTCCTACGAAGTTAAACGCTTTAAACAAAGCTACAATTCAAGAATTGCATGAAGGGTTTAAAACGTTAAACGAAGATAAATCTGTAAAAGTAATTATTATTACAGGGAGCGGTGAGAAAGCATTTGTAGCTGGAGCTGATATTTCTGAATTTGCTGATTTTTCAGTAGAAAATGGGGGTAAATTAGCTGCAGAAGGTCATGCTTTATTATTTGACTACGTTCAAAATTTAAATAAACCGGTTATTGCTGCTGTAAATGGATTTGCACTTGGTGGAGGATTAGAGTTAGCCATGTCTTGTCATTTTAGAACAGCATCTAATAATGCAAAAATGGGATTGCCAGAAGTAACTCTTGGTGTAATTCCAGGTTATGGAGGAACACAACGTTTAGCTCAATTAGTAGGTAAAGGACGTGCCATGGAAATGATTATGACAGCAGGAATGGTTGATGCTGCTACTGCATTAAGCTATGGATTAGTTAACCATGTTGTATCTCAAGAAGAATTGTTAGATTTTACAAAAGGTATTGCTTCTAAAATTGTAAGAAATTCAAGTGTTGCAATTAGCAAAGCTATTGAAGCCGTAAATGCTAATTATATAGACGGAATTAATGGTTTTGAAGTTGAAATTAAAAACTTTGGTGCTTGTTTTGGTACTGAAGATTTTAAAGAAGGAACAACAGCATTTTTAGAAAAAAGAAAAGCAGTTTTTCCAGGTAAGTAA
- a CDS encoding sensor histidine kinase codes for MILLTLIASVLIASVSIYQFRNEAREYHQDRLERKENSIVEHINYILQTTTYPLTTKNVPLIFKERIHELSNIHSLEINMYDLEGNSLITSKALFELDTLQPKIKPSTLKILKSTIEKRYVEFDMINGQQYRSSYSYIKDNKFKPLFILYLPYEEDTDFYKNELRNFLIRFGQVYSIMFIIAIVLSYFLSSYITKSLKIITDKIQETNLNHQNKKIELQEGSQEINLLVESYNNMVDKLEESAVKLAQSEREQAWREMAKQVAHEIKNPLTPMRLTVQNFQRRFDENDPNVKLKLEDYSKTLIQQIDTMSAVANAFSNFASMPAQQNETLNVVTIVKLSLEIFNENYIQFSALNEEIIARFDRTQLIRVITNLVKNAIQSIPDEQENKSVFVTVFEENNNVIISVKDNGIGVSKDNQSRIFEPKFTTKSSGMGLGLAIIKNIIENYNGTITFNSELGIGTEFIVSFPITK; via the coding sequence ATGATACTGTTAACTTTAATTGCTTCTGTTTTAATTGCTTCTGTGTCTATTTATCAATTTAGAAATGAAGCAAGAGAGTACCATCAAGATCGATTAGAACGAAAAGAAAATTCAATTGTTGAACATATAAACTATATTCTTCAAACTACAACTTATCCATTAACAACAAAAAATGTCCCTTTAATTTTTAAGGAACGTATTCATGAATTATCTAATATTCATAGTTTAGAAATTAACATGTACGATTTAGAAGGAAATAGTTTAATTACTTCTAAAGCTTTGTTTGAGTTAGATACTTTACAGCCAAAAATAAAGCCATCAACATTAAAAATTTTAAAATCCACTATTGAAAAAAGATATGTTGAATTTGATATGATTAACGGACAACAGTATAGGTCTTCATATAGTTATATAAAAGATAATAAGTTTAAACCACTTTTTATTTTATACTTACCTTATGAAGAAGATACTGATTTTTATAAAAATGAATTAAGAAATTTTCTTATTCGTTTTGGGCAAGTATATTCTATTATGTTTATTATTGCAATTGTACTTTCCTACTTTCTTTCGAGTTATATTACAAAATCACTAAAAATCATTACCGATAAAATTCAAGAGACAAATTTAAACCATCAAAATAAAAAAATTGAACTTCAAGAAGGAAGTCAGGAGATAAATTTACTTGTAGAATCATATAACAATATGGTTGATAAGCTTGAAGAAAGCGCTGTTAAATTAGCACAAAGTGAACGTGAACAAGCATGGAGAGAAATGGCGAAACAAGTTGCGCATGAAATTAAAAATCCATTAACCCCAATGCGTTTAACCGTTCAAAATTTTCAAAGAAGGTTTGATGAAAATGATCCTAATGTTAAACTAAAATTAGAAGATTATTCTAAAACGTTAATACAGCAAATTGATACTATGAGTGCTGTTGCAAATGCTTTTTCAAATTTTGCTTCAATGCCTGCACAACAAAACGAAACATTAAATGTTGTAACAATTGTAAAACTATCATTAGAAATTTTTAATGAAAATTACATTCAGTTTTCAGCTTTAAATGAAGAAATTATAGCACGATTTGATCGTACTCAGTTAATTAGAGTTATTACTAATTTAGTAAAAAATGCCATTCAATCAATACCAGATGAACAAGAAAATAAATCAGTGTTTGTAACTGTTTTTGAAGAAAATAATAACGTAATTATTTCTGTAAAAGATAACGGAATTGGAGTTTCTAAAGACAATCAAAGTCGAATTTTTGAACCAAAATTCACTACAAAATCTAGCGGAATGGGATTAGGTTTGGCAATTATAAAAAACATTATCGAAAACTATAACGGAACAATAACCTTTAATAGCGAACTAGGAATAGGAACAGAGTTTATCGTTTCCTTTCCAATTACTAAATAA
- a CDS encoding CopD family protein, producing MEYNYIKALHLIFVITWFAGLFYIVRLFVYHAEAKQKPQPEQDILIKQYQLMQYRLWYIITWPSAVLASLFAFYLLYLNPEWLSQSWMHIKLAFVLLLYIYHAKCHQIFKQLQNNDVRNSSNFYRIWNEGATIILFAVVFLVILKSAINWIFGVIGIFIFSILIMLGFKMYKRIREKKND from the coding sequence ATGGAATATAACTATATAAAAGCATTACATTTAATATTTGTAATTACTTGGTTTGCCGGACTTTTTTATATTGTTCGTTTGTTTGTTTATCATGCAGAAGCTAAACAAAAACCACAACCAGAACAAGATATTTTAATTAAACAATACCAATTAATGCAATACAGGCTTTGGTATATTATAACTTGGCCAAGTGCTGTTTTGGCTAGTTTATTTGCCTTTTATTTGTTGTATTTAAATCCGGAATGGTTATCGCAATCGTGGATGCACATAAAGTTGGCATTTGTTTTGTTGTTGTATATTTATCATGCAAAGTGTCATCAAATATTTAAACAATTGCAAAATAATGACGTTAGAAATTCTTCTAATTTTTATAGAATTTGGAATGAAGGTGCAACCATAATTTTATTTGCAGTTGTGTTCTTGGTAATTTTAAAAAGTGCAATTAATTGGATTTTTGGAGTAATTGGAATTTTTATTTTTTCAATTTTAATCATGTTAGGATTTAAAATGTATAAAAGAATCAGAGAAAAAAAGAATGATTAA
- a CDS encoding MATE family efflux transporter: protein MAVSSTELGTLSIKQLLIKQSVPAAIGILFMSVNILIDTIFVGQWIGSLAIAAVSVVLPITFLISSLGMALGIGGSSIISRALGANDREKALKTFGNQIMMTLNLAVIAVIIGAFYSEEVLLLFGANGAIMKPAKEFFMPVLYGVPFLALCMMGNTVIRAEGKPKFAMIAMIIPAFSNIILDVIFIKFMNLGMFGAALATSISYFMCFSFILWFFIFKSELRLQMRHYFIDLKIVSEIGSLGFVTFARQGVVAILSIILNHTLFIHGGEHSVAVYGIISRMLMFALFPILGVTQGFLPIAGYNYGAKNYVRVSESISTSIKWAAGLATVIFIVILILAEPIVAVFSTDLDIIKETPNALRIVFAASPIIAIQLIGAAYFQAAGKAAPALLLTLTKQGFFLIPLILILPNYYGIFGVWISFPIADILSTLVTGFFLKREMNRKLTHAQDGI, encoded by the coding sequence ATGGCTGTTTCTTCAACAGAATTAGGTACATTAAGTATTAAACAATTACTAATTAAACAATCGGTACCTGCTGCTATAGGTATATTGTTTATGTCTGTTAATATTCTTATTGACACCATTTTTGTTGGACAATGGATTGGTTCTTTGGCAATTGCTGCAGTTTCTGTTGTATTACCAATAACATTTCTAATTTCTTCATTAGGAATGGCTTTAGGAATAGGAGGAAGTTCCATAATTTCGAGAGCTTTAGGAGCAAATGATAGAGAGAAAGCTTTAAAAACTTTTGGAAATCAGATTATGATGACGCTTAATTTAGCTGTCATTGCAGTAATTATTGGTGCATTTTATTCGGAAGAAGTTTTATTGCTTTTTGGAGCAAATGGAGCAATAATGAAACCGGCAAAAGAATTTTTTATGCCTGTTTTATATGGTGTGCCTTTCTTAGCGCTTTGTATGATGGGAAATACGGTTATTAGGGCAGAAGGGAAACCAAAATTTGCTATGATTGCCATGATAATTCCGGCTTTCAGTAATATTATACTAGACGTGATTTTTATTAAATTTATGAATTTAGGAATGTTTGGAGCCGCATTAGCTACATCTATTTCTTATTTCATGTGTTTCTCATTTATTTTATGGTTTTTCATTTTTAAAAGTGAACTGCGCTTACAAATGAGGCATTATTTTATTGATTTAAAAATTGTTTCAGAAATCGGCTCATTAGGTTTTGTAACATTTGCAAGACAAGGTGTTGTGGCAATCTTATCTATAATATTAAATCACACTTTATTCATTCATGGAGGAGAACACTCTGTTGCTGTTTATGGAATTATAAGTCGCATGTTAATGTTTGCTTTATTTCCTATATTAGGAGTTACCCAAGGTTTTTTACCAATTGCAGGTTATAATTATGGTGCAAAAAACTATGTTAGAGTAAGCGAATCTATTTCAACTTCCATAAAATGGGCAGCAGGATTAGCAACTGTTATTTTTATTGTAATTTTAATTTTAGCAGAACCTATTGTTGCTGTTTTTTCAACTGATTTAGATATTATTAAAGAAACTCCAAATGCACTTCGAATTGTTTTTGCAGCTTCACCTATTATTGCTATTCAATTAATTGGAGCAGCTTATTTTCAAGCAGCAGGTAAAGCAGCTCCGGCACTTTTGTTAACTTTAACCAAGCAAGGGTTTTTCTTAATTCCATTAATTTTAATTTTACCCAATTATTATGGTATTTTTGGAGTATGGATTTCGTTTCCTATTGCAGATATTTTGTCAACTCTAGTCACAGGTTTCTTTTTAAAAAGAGAAATGAATCGAAAATTAACGCACGCACAAGATGGAATATAA
- the hemH gene encoding ferrochelatase yields the protein MKKGVLLVNLGSPESPTPKDVKPYLDEFLMDKYVIDVPFLLRALLVRGIILQTRPKKSAAAYAKIWWDEGSPLIVLSKRLQAKIQKQVSVPVELAMRYGNPSIESGLQKLNDQGITEVLLFPLYPQHAMASTETILVLAEKLRKEKFPHMSFTIIPAFYNQKDYIRDLSNSIKRHLEGFEYDHLLFSYHGIPERHIRKTDITKSHCKIDGSCCNTPSPAHEFCYRHQCYETTKQVVEFLGIEEGKYSQTFQSRLAGDKWLTPYTDVEINKMPEKGIKKLAVVTPAFVSDCLETLEEIAMEANHEFKAHGGEEFLAIPCLNDDDDWAQTLSRWVDQWAFQNNEETK from the coding sequence ATGAAAAAAGGAGTATTATTAGTAAATTTAGGATCGCCAGAAAGTCCAACACCAAAAGATGTAAAGCCATATTTAGATGAATTTTTAATGGATAAATACGTAATTGACGTTCCATTTTTATTAAGAGCTTTATTAGTAAGAGGAATTATTTTACAAACAAGACCTAAGAAATCAGCAGCAGCTTATGCGAAAATTTGGTGGGATGAAGGTTCTCCTTTAATCGTTTTGTCAAAAAGATTGCAAGCTAAAATTCAAAAGCAAGTTAGTGTTCCTGTTGAATTAGCAATGCGTTATGGAAATCCTAGTATTGAAAGTGGTTTGCAGAAACTAAACGATCAAGGAATTACTGAAGTTTTGTTATTCCCTTTGTATCCTCAACACGCTATGGCTTCAACAGAAACTATTTTAGTGTTAGCGGAAAAATTGCGTAAAGAAAAGTTTCCTCATATGAGTTTTACGATAATTCCTGCTTTTTACAACCAAAAAGATTATATCCGAGATTTATCAAATTCAATAAAAAGACACTTAGAAGGATTTGAATACGATCATTTATTGTTTTCGTATCACGGAATTCCAGAGCGTCACATTCGTAAAACAGATATCACAAAAAGCCACTGTAAAATTGACGGAAGTTGTTGTAATACACCCTCGCCAGCACACGAATTTTGTTACCGCCATCAATGTTATGAAACTACAAAACAAGTGGTTGAATTCTTAGGTATTGAAGAAGGAAAATACAGTCAAACCTTCCAATCACGTTTAGCAGGAGACAAATGGCTTACTCCTTATACTGATGTTGAAATTAACAAAATGCCAGAAAAAGGAATTAAAAAATTAGCCGTTGTAACTCCAGCTTTCGTTTCAGATTGTTTAGAAACTTTAGAGGAAATTGCTATGGAAGCTAATCACGAATTTAAAGCACATGGTGGTGAAGAATTTTTAGCAATTCCATGTTTAAATGATGATGATGATTGGGCACAAACTTTAAGCCGTTGGGTAGATCAATGGGCATTTCAAAATAACGAAGAAACTAAATAA
- a CDS encoding helix-turn-helix transcriptional regulator, whose translation MSAVEEIKIEQDFILIRFQNDSNEVQHVEKQVKTGLIQFHFNVKGSARFNFNNGTYKLDLNAEKSLLLYNPQKELPLHLEIDPNSWIISVLVSIKKFHTLFSNEAEHIPFLSEENLDKKYYGEEDISPSMAIVLNQIFHYNQNSSIKNLYLKGKGYELLSLYFNRNEDPNAEQCPFLIDEENVLKIKKAKEIVIANMAEPPGLQELADQVGLNLKKLKTGFKQIYGDSVYSFLFDYKMESARKLLESGSYNVNEVGLQIGYSTSSHFIAAFKKKYGITPKKYLMNLNLNV comes from the coding sequence ATGAGTGCAGTAGAGGAAATTAAAATTGAACAAGATTTTATTTTGATTCGTTTTCAAAACGATTCAAATGAAGTGCAACATGTTGAAAAACAGGTTAAAACAGGGTTAATTCAATTTCACTTTAATGTTAAAGGAAGTGCTAGGTTTAACTTTAATAACGGAACTTATAAGTTAGATTTAAATGCTGAGAAATCGCTATTACTTTATAATCCTCAAAAGGAATTACCTTTGCATTTAGAGATTGATCCAAATTCTTGGATTATTTCTGTATTAGTTTCAATTAAAAAGTTTCATACTTTGTTTTCTAATGAAGCTGAGCACATTCCCTTTCTTAGTGAAGAGAATCTAGATAAAAAGTATTATGGCGAAGAAGATATAAGTCCTTCAATGGCAATTGTATTAAACCAAATATTTCATTATAATCAGAATTCATCAATTAAAAATTTATACTTAAAAGGGAAAGGTTATGAATTGTTAAGTTTGTATTTTAACAGAAATGAAGATCCAAACGCTGAACAATGTCCGTTTTTAATTGATGAAGAAAATGTATTGAAAATTAAGAAAGCCAAAGAAATTGTAATTGCAAATATGGCAGAACCGCCAGGACTTCAAGAATTAGCAGATCAAGTAGGTTTGAATTTAAAGAAACTTAAAACAGGCTTCAAACAAATCTATGGAGATAGCGTTTATAGTTTTCTGTTTGATTATAAAATGGAATCGGCACGCAAGTTATTAGAAAGCGGATCTTATAATGTTAATGAAGTTGGTTTGCAAATTGGATATAGTACTTCAAGTCATTTTATAGCTGCTTTTAAGAAAAAGTATGGAATTACGCCTAAAAAGTATTTAATGAATTTAAATCTTAATGTTTAA
- the hemA gene encoding glutamyl-tRNA reductase, protein MDTNTLGKYSTFYAVGLSYKKADAEMRGKFSLDENAKINLLNQAREEGIESLLVTSTCNRTEIYGFAQHPFQLIKLLCENSQGTVEDFQKVAYVHKNKEALNHLFRVGTGLDSQILGDFEIISQIKQGFVESKNMGLTNSYLERIVNAVIQASKKVKNETEISSGATSVSFASVQYIMNNVPDIGNKNILLFGTGKIGRNTCENLVKHTKNEHIVLINRTKEKAEQIAGKFNLIVKDYADLQLEIQKADVLVVATGAQKPTVDAEILKLKKPLLILDLSIPKNVNEDVKINKEVTLVHLDDLSQVTDETIEKRKEHIPAAEQIIEELITEFLNWSKTRRFAPTIHSLKEKLSTIKQSELNYQRKKLDNFNEEQAEIISNRIIQKITTHFANHLKDDNTMVDESIEWIEKVFQLNN, encoded by the coding sequence ATGGATACAAATACTTTAGGAAAATACTCAACGTTTTATGCAGTAGGTTTAAGTTATAAAAAAGCTGATGCCGAAATGCGTGGAAAATTTAGTTTAGATGAAAACGCTAAAATAAATTTATTAAATCAAGCGAGAGAAGAAGGAATTGAAAGTTTATTAGTTACTTCAACTTGTAATAGAACTGAAATTTACGGTTTTGCACAGCATCCTTTTCAATTGATAAAACTACTTTGTGAAAATAGCCAAGGAACTGTTGAAGATTTTCAAAAAGTTGCTTATGTACACAAAAACAAAGAAGCTTTAAATCATCTTTTTAGAGTTGGAACCGGATTGGATAGTCAAATTTTAGGTGATTTTGAAATCATTTCTCAAATTAAACAAGGATTTGTTGAAAGTAAAAATATGGGATTAACCAATTCTTATTTAGAAAGAATCGTTAATGCTGTAATACAAGCAAGCAAAAAAGTAAAAAATGAAACAGAAATAAGTTCTGGAGCCACTTCAGTCTCATTTGCTTCTGTTCAATACATAATGAATAATGTTCCAGATATTGGAAATAAAAATATCTTACTTTTTGGAACAGGAAAAATAGGAAGAAACACTTGTGAAAACTTAGTAAAACACACAAAAAACGAACACATAGTTCTTATAAACAGAACAAAAGAAAAAGCCGAGCAAATAGCCGGAAAATTTAATTTAATTGTAAAAGACTACGCCGATTTACAATTAGAAATTCAAAAAGCTGATGTTTTAGTCGTTGCAACTGGTGCTCAAAAACCTACTGTTGATGCTGAAATTTTAAAGCTTAAAAAACCTTTACTAATTTTAGATTTATCTATTCCTAAAAATGTAAATGAAGACGTAAAAATTAACAAAGAGGTAACATTAGTTCATTTAGACGATTTGTCTCAAGTTACTGATGAAACTATTGAAAAAAGAAAAGAACATATTCCAGCAGCAGAACAAATAATTGAAGAACTTATTACCGAATTTTTAAATTGGTCTAAAACAAGAAGGTTTGCACCAACAATACATTCGCTAAAAGAAAAGCTATCGACGATTAAACAATCAGAATTAAATTACCAACGAAAAAAACTAGATAATTTTAATGAAGAACAAGCTGAAATAATTAGTAATAGAATCATTCAAAAAATAACAACCCATTTTGCAAATCATTTAAAAGACGACAACACAATGGTAGATGAAAGTATTGAATGGATTGAAAAAGTTTTTCAATTAAATAATTAA
- the hemC gene encoding hydroxymethylbilane synthase — translation MKKKIRIGTRDSELALWQAHTVQKKLNDLGYLTEIVAVKSTGDLILNKPLYELGITGIFTKTLDIAMLKGEVDIAVHSMKDVPTSLPIGIVQAAVLERANTLDILIHKGNLDFLNSEATIASGSLRRKAQWLSKYPTHKVEDLRGNVNTRMQKLKDNNWNGAIFAAAGLERINLKPSEFLDLTWMVPAPAQGAMVVVAMENDDFTRDALAKLNNKDTEICTYIERQFLKTLEGGCTAPIGALATINEKQINFEGVLFSLDGKQKFTIKKSCNFDSYIDFGQNCAKEILQNGGKPLMEELRKQLKVK, via the coding sequence TTGAAAAAAAAAATACGTATTGGAACAAGAGATAGTGAACTAGCACTATGGCAAGCTCACACTGTTCAAAAAAAACTTAATGACTTAGGCTACTTAACAGAAATAGTTGCTGTAAAGTCAACAGGAGATTTGATATTAAACAAACCTTTATATGAATTAGGCATCACAGGAATTTTTACTAAGACTTTAGACATAGCAATGCTAAAAGGTGAAGTAGATATTGCTGTACATTCAATGAAAGATGTCCCAACTTCATTGCCAATTGGAATTGTTCAAGCAGCGGTATTAGAAAGAGCCAATACATTAGACATTTTAATTCATAAAGGGAATTTAGATTTTTTAAATTCAGAAGCAACAATTGCCTCTGGGAGTTTAAGAAGAAAAGCACAATGGTTAAGCAAATATCCAACACATAAAGTAGAGGATTTACGTGGAAATGTGAATACTAGAATGCAAAAATTGAAAGATAATAACTGGAATGGCGCTATTTTTGCAGCCGCTGGCTTAGAAAGAATTAATTTAAAACCAAGTGAATTTTTAGACCTAACCTGGATGGTTCCTGCTCCTGCTCAAGGTGCAATGGTTGTTGTTGCAATGGAAAACGACGATTTTACAAGAGATGCTCTTGCTAAATTAAATAACAAGGACACTGAAATTTGTACTTATATCGAACGTCAATTTCTTAAAACTTTAGAAGGAGGTTGTACTGCTCCAATTGGTGCTTTAGCAACTATAAATGAAAAACAAATAAATTTTGAAGGCGTTTTGTTTTCTTTAGACGGAAAACAAAAGTTTACCATTAAAAAAAGTTGTAATTTTGATTCTTACATTGATTTTGGGCAAAATTGCGCAAAGGAAATATTACAAAACGGAGGAAAGCCATTAATGGAAGAACTTCGCAAACAACTAAAGGTGAAATAA
- a CDS encoding TrkH family potassium uptake protein: MEKESLINYLYRFFDIIVLLFIVFDFGYDFEENYNSPHVIGLLTLSIGLLAFNAFKFFTYKYESNKKVVLVNFIILTVMIVLSTFIAIINKDFSWSYILQKIKPILEGGLIIYFLLRLMILVRHIYDIYFNPAIVFVGSFMILALSGAFLLMMPSATSNGISFTNAIFTATSAVCVTGLAVVDTAKDFTLIGQSIILVLIQLGGIGILTFTSFFAFFFRGGSTFKEGLNTKDFIAQEGLKDVFRAALNVVIFTIGVEIVGAIFIYSSILDNPNIDNQFFFSIFHSISAFCNAGFSILPNGLYDESIRFHYYFQWIIMILVIFGGLGHNIVFNFYQYLKTYIIELFDKKIIHKQVPIITLNTKIVIYTTIILLFAGWIFLFVSEYNNTMLEHNTVFGKITNAAFNSVTPRTAGFNTVDYTKFTVPSLLFIIFLMWIGASPASTGGGIKTSTFALATLNIFAVAKGKNRIQFRGRRVSIESTSRAFAILCISLIVIGIAIMALLILEPEGTPLLTVAFECFSAFSTVGLSLNYTPTLSEPSKYVIIATMFIGRIGMLNLMIGLLRQMNHQFYEYPKENILIN; the protein is encoded by the coding sequence ATGGAAAAAGAATCCTTAATCAATTACTTATACCGTTTTTTCGACATCATTGTCTTATTATTTATAGTATTTGACTTTGGATATGATTTTGAAGAAAACTATAATTCTCCTCACGTAATAGGACTTCTAACACTTTCTATTGGTTTACTTGCTTTTAATGCTTTTAAGTTTTTTACTTACAAATATGAAAGCAATAAAAAAGTAGTTTTAGTTAACTTCATTATTTTAACAGTTATGATAGTGCTATCTACTTTCATAGCAATTATAAACAAAGACTTTAGTTGGAGTTATATTCTTCAAAAAATAAAACCTATATTAGAAGGAGGTTTAATCATTTACTTTTTATTAAGGTTAATGATATTAGTACGTCATATTTATGACATTTACTTTAACCCAGCTATTGTATTTGTAGGTAGTTTTATGATTTTAGCGCTTTCCGGAGCTTTTTTATTAATGATGCCAAGTGCAACTTCAAACGGTATTTCTTTTACAAATGCAATATTTACTGCAACAAGCGCTGTTTGTGTTACAGGGCTTGCGGTTGTAGACACCGCAAAAGACTTTACTTTAATAGGGCAATCCATAATACTTGTATTGATTCAATTAGGAGGAATAGGAATATTAACATTTACATCGTTCTTTGCCTTTTTTTTTAGAGGTGGATCAACTTTTAAAGAAGGGTTAAATACAAAAGATTTTATTGCTCAAGAAGGGTTAAAGGATGTATTTAGAGCAGCTCTTAATGTGGTAATATTTACAATTGGAGTTGAAATTGTTGGAGCTATTTTTATTTACTCATCAATATTAGACAATCCAAACATTGATAATCAGTTTTTCTTTTCTATTTTTCATTCTATTTCTGCATTTTGCAATGCGGGGTTTTCCATTTTACCAAATGGTTTATACGATGAAAGCATACGATTTCATTACTATTTTCAATGGATCATAATGATACTTGTTATTTTTGGAGGACTTGGTCACAACATTGTTTTCAACTTTTACCAATATTTAAAAACATATATTATAGAATTGTTTGACAAAAAAATAATTCATAAACAAGTACCTATAATTACTTTAAACACTAAGATTGTAATATACACAACTATAATTTTATTATTTGCAGGTTGGATATTTTTATTTGTTTCAGAATACAACAATACAATGTTAGAGCACAATACAGTGTTTGGAAAAATAACAAATGCAGCATTTAATTCTGTAACACCGAGAACAGCAGGGTTTAACACTGTAGACTATACTAAATTTACTGTTCCTTCATTATTATTTATAATATTTTTAATGTGGATTGGAGCATCTCCCGCATCAACAGGAGGTGGAATAAAAACAAGCACGTTTGCGCTGGCAACTTTAAATATTTTTGCAGTTGCAAAAGGAAAAAACAGAATACAATTTAGAGGAAGAAGAGTTTCTATAGAATCTACATCAAGAGCTTTTGCCATTTTATGCATTTCATTAATTGTAATAGGAATAGCAATTATGGCTTTATTAATACTAGAACCAGAAGGAACACCTTTATTAACTGTTGCATTTGAATGTTTTTCTGCATTTAGTACAGTTGGATTAAGTTTAAACTACACACCAACTCTATCTGAACCAAGTAAATATGTAATTATAGCAACGATGTTTATTGGAAGAATAGGAATGCTCAATTTAATGATTGGTTTATTACGTCAAATGAACCACCAGTTTTATGAATACCCAAAAGAGAATATATTAATTAACTAA
- a CDS encoding potassium channel family protein produces the protein MKIIVFGLGNFGMSLSLSLTETGNEVIGIDKQMDKVNLVKDKISHAICMDSTNELAYEAVPLKDADKVVVAIGESEGAAIITTAIIKKLSNVKIISRALSPIHDTVLEAMGIHSIIHPEQESADRLTKQINFKSTLENYQLDDNYTISEVKARKEFIGKTLEELDSIDKYRLTLVTIIRKKEKRNLIGKKNTIKESIGRPSPETVIEECDILVVYGNNKDIEKYCLGQEEYDITNKNSN, from the coding sequence ATGAAAATTATAGTTTTTGGTTTAGGAAATTTCGGAATGTCATTATCGCTAAGTTTAACTGAAACGGGAAATGAAGTAATAGGAATAGACAAACAAATGGACAAAGTGAATCTTGTAAAAGATAAAATTTCTCATGCAATTTGTATGGATTCAACAAATGAATTAGCATATGAAGCTGTTCCATTAAAAGATGCAGATAAAGTAGTTGTTGCAATTGGAGAAAGTGAAGGGGCTGCAATTATTACAACGGCAATTATTAAAAAATTATCTAATGTAAAAATCATAAGTAGAGCACTATCTCCCATTCATGATACGGTACTTGAAGCAATGGGTATTCATAGTATCATTCATCCAGAACAAGAAAGCGCAGATAGGCTAACAAAACAAATTAACTTTAAATCTACTTTAGAAAATTATCAATTAGATGATAATTACACCATTTCTGAAGTAAAAGCAAGGAAAGAATTTATAGGCAAAACACTTGAAGAGTTAGACTCAATCGACAAATATCGATTAACCCTTGTAACCATTATTAGGAAAAAAGAAAAAAGGAATTTAATTGGTAAAAAAAATACAATAAAAGAATCTATCGGTAGGCCATCACCAGAAACAGTAATAGAAGAATGCGATATTTTAGTGGTTTATGGAAACAATAAAGACATTGAAAAATACTGTTTAGGACAAGAAGAATATGACATTACCAACAAAAACAGTAATTAA